A single region of the Bacteroidota bacterium genome encodes:
- a CDS encoding acyl-CoA dehydrogenase gives MNSTEQTTPTFELTENQKMVQQLAHDFGEKEIKPVIMKYDESQEFPHDIVKKMAELGFLGIIFPEEYEGAGFGYLEYVTIIEEITKADPSMGLVIAAHNSLCTNHIYTFGNEEQKKKYLPDLCSGKKIGAWALTEPSSGSDAGSMKTTAIRDGNFYILNGSKNFITHGSVGKVTVVLAITDKSKGKKGISAFIVDNDTPGYIVSKKENKLGMRSSDTAAIAFDNCAVPIENLLGEEGKGFHQALTILDGGRISIAANALGIAQGAFEASLKYSKERQQFGKPISEFQAIQWKLSEMATQIEAARLLTYRAAYLKTKGEEIIRESSMAKYYAAEVAVMVTNEAIQIHGGYGFIKDYPVEKFYRDVKLVTIGEGTSEIQKLVISRELLK, from the coding sequence ATGAATTCAACAGAACAAACAACACCGACATTCGAGCTAACTGAAAACCAGAAAATGGTTCAACAGCTTGCCCATGATTTTGGAGAAAAAGAAATCAAACCCGTTATTATGAAGTACGACGAATCGCAAGAGTTTCCTCATGACATTGTAAAGAAAATGGCTGAGTTGGGTTTCCTTGGAATTATTTTCCCGGAAGAATACGAAGGAGCCGGATTCGGTTATTTAGAATATGTTACAATCATAGAAGAAATTACAAAAGCCGACCCATCTATGGGTTTGGTAATTGCGGCACACAACAGTCTGTGCACAAACCATATTTACACATTCGGCAACGAAGAACAAAAGAAAAAATATCTCCCCGATTTATGTTCGGGCAAAAAGATTGGCGCGTGGGCACTTACCGAACCTTCATCCGGAAGCGATGCCGGCAGTATGAAAACAACTGCTATTCGGGATGGAAATTTCTATATTCTTAACGGGAGTAAAAATTTTATTACTCACGGCTCTGTCGGAAAAGTAACAGTTGTGCTGGCAATTACCGATAAATCAAAAGGCAAGAAGGGAATCTCTGCTTTCATAGTCGATAATGATACACCCGGTTATATTGTTAGTAAAAAAGAGAACAAACTCGGAATGCGTTCAAGCGATACGGCTGCAATCGCATTCGACAATTGTGCAGTTCCAATAGAAAACTTACTCGGTGAAGAAGGAAAAGGTTTTCATCAGGCACTTACAATATTGGACGGCGGACGTATTAGCATCGCTGCAAACGCACTTGGAATTGCACAGGGAGCTTTCGAGGCAAGCTTGAAATACTCGAAGGAACGCCAGCAATTCGGAAAACCGATTTCGGAGTTTCAGGCTATTCAATGGAAGCTTTCCGAAATGGCAACACAGATTGAAGCAGCTCGACTTTTAACTTATAGAGCTGCTTATTTGAAAACCAAAGGCGAAGAAATTATCAGAGAGTCATCGATGGCAAAGTATTATGCCGCTGAGGTTGCAGTTATGGTAACGAACGAGGCGATTCAGATACACGGTGGTTACGGATTTATAAAAGATTACCCTGTCGAAAAATTTTACCGCGATGTAAAGCTTGTAACAATCGGCGAAGGGACATCGGAGATACAGAAGTTAGTGATATCGAGAGAGTTGTTAAAATAG
- a CDS encoding ATP-binding protein has translation MPEQQNIEYKQTWHDDYLKLMDEIPNKIRNLMGIIADVNLHKEKDHHFIELIVPPYSVPISLRGRYYYRSGSTKQELTGASLNEFLLKKSGKTWDEIIEPRDTSNDIDEQSIKFFLHASEKAGRLPEYDGHSLPDLLEKLRLTENGQLKRATIILFGKEPGKFYPNTFVKIGRFGKGDADLKFQEVEDGNLFSLLSAVLNQLNRKFFTKPIDFEGMHRIEKGAYPVAAIREMMLNALVHRSYMGAPIQIRIYDDKISIWNEGFLPEGLTLDALKRPHPSRPRNPIIADVCFKGGYIDAWGRGTIKILDSCKAAELPEPEMKEQDGGFLITLFKDIFNEEYLVKLGLNERQKKAIYYIKVYNSITNTHYQNLNNVSKATATRDIKGLVEKGLIENRGSRGSSAIYVLKGVGS, from the coding sequence ATGCCCGAACAACAAAATATCGAATATAAACAAACCTGGCACGATGATTACCTGAAATTGATGGATGAGATACCCAACAAAATCAGGAATCTGATGGGAATTATCGCGGATGTGAATTTACACAAAGAAAAAGATCATCATTTTATTGAACTAATCGTACCGCCTTATTCAGTTCCTATTTCCTTGAGAGGCAGGTATTATTACCGAAGTGGCAGCACCAAACAGGAACTAACGGGTGCTTCCCTTAATGAATTTCTCCTCAAAAAATCTGGTAAAACCTGGGATGAAATTATCGAACCACGGGACACCTCGAATGACATCGACGAGCAAAGTATAAAATTTTTTTTACACGCATCCGAAAAAGCTGGACGGCTTCCAGAATACGATGGACATTCATTACCCGACTTGTTAGAAAAATTACGCTTAACAGAAAACGGACAATTGAAAAGAGCGACCATTATATTATTTGGAAAAGAACCGGGAAAATTTTATCCAAATACTTTTGTAAAAATTGGTCGATTTGGTAAGGGTGATGCCGATTTAAAATTTCAGGAAGTGGAGGATGGAAATTTATTCTCTCTGCTTTCGGCTGTTTTGAATCAGCTCAACCGTAAGTTTTTTACTAAACCCATTGACTTTGAGGGAATGCACCGCATTGAAAAAGGTGCATATCCTGTTGCTGCAATACGTGAAATGATGCTGAATGCATTAGTCCATCGGAGTTATATGGGAGCACCTATCCAAATACGCATCTACGATGATAAAATAAGTATATGGAATGAGGGTTTCTTACCAGAAGGATTAACATTGGACGCATTAAAGCGACCTCATCCCTCGAGACCAAGAAACCCGATAATTGCAGATGTATGTTTCAAAGGTGGATATATTGATGCGTGGGGACGCGGCACGATAAAAATTCTTGATAGTTGTAAAGCTGCTGAACTTCCTGAACCTGAGATGAAAGAACAGGACGGTGGCTTTTTGATAACACTTTTTAAAGACATTTTCAATGAGGAATATCTGGTGAAACTTGGACTGAATGAAAGACAGAAAAAAGCCATCTATTACATTAAAGTGTATAATAGCATCACCAATACACATTATCAAAATTTGAATAATGTTTCAAAAGCAACTGCAACACGTGATATAAAGGGATTAGTGGAAAAGGGGCTGATTGAAAATAGAGGAAGCAGAGGTTCGAGCGCTATTTATGTTTTGAAAGGAGTTGGTTCATAG
- the meaB gene encoding methylmalonyl Co-A mutase-associated GTPase MeaB has product MNKSLNIGTQILSGKRVAIARGISLIENEHQDSRLLLKEIYPKTGNAYRIGITGPPGAGKSTITNKLAALYRKQNLKVGIIAVDPTSPFTGGAVLGDRIRMTDVEMDEGVFIRSMASRGSLGGLSNKTEEAGDILDAAGYEIILIETVGVGQSELDIAGTADTTIVVLVPESGDSIQAMKAGLMEIADFFVLNKSDRAGADQAVMAIKMILNLRPKANNWKPDVIQTTANEGKGIEKIEETISHHRKYLVDSSGLKGKRQKRVIKRIHEIVKEKLHFEFWNEARENYLQLNIENVIHKDSTPYDLAEKLLQGFTK; this is encoded by the coding sequence ATGAATAAATCTTTAAACATAGGCACTCAAATCCTCTCCGGCAAACGTGTAGCAATCGCGCGCGGAATTTCGCTGATTGAGAACGAACATCAAGACTCAAGATTGTTGTTAAAAGAAATCTACCCAAAAACCGGTAACGCGTACCGTATCGGAATTACCGGTCCACCCGGCGCAGGAAAAAGCACAATCACGAATAAACTCGCTGCACTATACCGCAAACAAAACCTGAAAGTCGGAATTATTGCCGTCGACCCCACTAGTCCCTTCACCGGTGGAGCTGTGTTGGGCGACAGAATTCGTATGACTGATGTCGAGATGGATGAAGGCGTATTTATTCGCAGTATGGCTTCGCGCGGAAGCTTGGGCGGCTTGAGCAACAAAACTGAAGAAGCTGGCGATATACTCGATGCCGCCGGTTACGAAATTATTCTGATTGAAACTGTTGGAGTCGGGCAATCTGAACTCGATATTGCGGGAACAGCCGATACAACTATCGTTGTCCTTGTCCCGGAATCCGGCGATTCAATCCAAGCTATGAAAGCCGGCTTGATGGAAATTGCCGACTTCTTTGTATTAAACAAATCGGATCGCGCCGGTGCCGACCAAGCTGTTATGGCAATTAAAATGATCTTGAACCTCCGACCCAAAGCAAATAACTGGAAGCCAGATGTTATACAAACTACCGCAAACGAAGGGAAAGGGATTGAAAAGATCGAAGAAACTATTTCTCATCATAGAAAATATTTGGTGGATTCATCTGGACTAAAAGGAAAAAGACAAAAACGAGTGATCAAGAGAATTCACGAAATCGTAAAAGAAAAACTCCATTTTGAATTTTGGAATGAGGCAAGAGAAAATTATTTACAATTGAATATAGAAAATGTAATTCATAAAGATTCAACGCCTTACGACTTGGCAGAAAAGTTATTACAGGGTTTTACGAAATAA
- a CDS encoding NAD-dependent epimerase/dehydratase family protein, whose amino-acid sequence MKILVTGGAGFIASHTTDAYINAGHSVVIIDNLSMGVKENINPKAKFYQLDIRDEKVKGIFEQEKFDVVNHHAAQMDVRKSVDDPMFDASVNILGVLNLLENCKKYDVNKFIFASTGGAIYGEQDYFPADEIHPVRPLSPYGITKLATEKYLFYYEQVFGLPYVVLRYANVYGPRQNPHGEAGVIAIFAKKMLEGGQPHINGDGKQTRDYVFVSDVVRANLLALEYSKSDIFNIGTGIETDVNVLFNQIKKLTNSNCDEYHAPAKLGEQLRSVLDTKKIEKVLNWKPQYNIEEGLRLTVDFFKNKASKE is encoded by the coding sequence TTGAAAATTTTAGTAACAGGCGGTGCTGGTTTCATAGCATCGCACACAACAGATGCTTATATAAATGCCGGTCATTCGGTAGTTATAATCGACAACTTATCGATGGGGGTGAAAGAAAACATAAACCCGAAAGCAAAATTTTACCAACTGGATATTCGGGATGAAAAAGTAAAAGGAATTTTTGAACAGGAGAAATTTGACGTTGTGAATCACCACGCAGCCCAGATGGATGTGCGGAAATCAGTTGACGATCCTATGTTTGATGCATCGGTAAATATACTCGGCGTACTAAACCTGTTGGAAAATTGTAAAAAATATGATGTAAATAAATTCATATTCGCTTCGACAGGCGGAGCAATTTACGGTGAACAGGATTACTTCCCTGCCGACGAGATTCATCCCGTTCGTCCCCTGTCGCCTTATGGAATTACAAAATTAGCAACTGAAAAATATTTATTTTATTATGAACAGGTTTTCGGTTTGCCCTATGTTGTGTTGCGTTATGCGAACGTGTATGGACCGCGCCAAAACCCGCACGGCGAAGCAGGCGTTATTGCAATATTTGCCAAAAAAATGTTGGAGGGCGGTCAGCCACACATCAACGGCGACGGTAAACAAACACGCGACTACGTTTTTGTCAGCGATGTAGTAAGAGCAAACTTGCTCGCGTTAGAATATAGTAAATCGGATATATTTAACATCGGCACCGGTATCGAGACAGATGTTAATGTGCTGTTTAACCAAATCAAGAAACTAACAAATTCTAACTGCGACGAGTACCACGCACCCGCAAAACTGGGCGAGCAACTGCGAAGTGTTTTAGATACAAAGAAAATCGAAAAAGTGTTGAACTGGAAGCCACAATATAATATTGAAGAAGGTCTGCGGTTGACTGTGGATTTTTTTAAAAACAAAGCTTCAAAAGAATAA
- the purD gene encoding phosphoribosylamine--glycine ligase, translating to MKVLVIGSGGREHALVWKIRQSPLVTKIYCAPGNAGIGEIAELVQIKPNDFDSLIKFVKDNRIDFTVVGPEQPLIDGIVDVFEATGLKIFGPSKLAAEIEGSKTFAKEFMVRNNIPTANYKSFSIENRFEAERYINETPVPIVVKADGLAAGKGVTICETKDAALDILDALFTKKILGTAGEKIVIEDFMTGEELSILAITDGNDFVTLPPAQDYKKILDGDLGKNTGGMGAYAPTPFVDENILDEIKRTIIEPTIYGMKKESRPFKGCLYFGLMLTETGPRVVEYNCRFGDPETQVVLPLIETDIIELLLASINNNLGTIELRIKPVSTVCVVMSSRGYPDSYEVGKPITGFDNISGNVLIFHSGTIFENDAIVTAGGRVLGITALGNSDDFEETIRSAYRVVEKITFDGAYYRSDIGKKALKRY from the coding sequence ATGAAAGTATTAGTCATAGGTTCGGGTGGGCGTGAGCATGCTTTGGTTTGGAAAATCAGGCAAAGTCCGCTGGTTACCAAAATATATTGTGCACCCGGCAATGCGGGTATCGGTGAAATAGCTGAATTAGTTCAAATCAAGCCGAACGACTTCGATTCACTTATCAAGTTTGTAAAAGATAACAGAATAGATTTTACGGTTGTGGGTCCTGAGCAACCACTGATTGACGGTATTGTCGATGTGTTTGAGGCAACTGGTTTGAAAATATTCGGACCTTCAAAATTGGCAGCCGAAATTGAGGGGAGCAAAACGTTCGCAAAAGAATTTATGGTGCGGAACAATATTCCAACCGCAAACTACAAATCGTTCAGCATCGAAAATCGCTTTGAAGCCGAACGCTATATTAACGAAACACCAGTGCCTATCGTAGTTAAAGCCGATGGACTGGCAGCCGGCAAAGGTGTTACGATTTGCGAAACTAAAGATGCAGCATTGGATATTTTAGATGCATTATTCACAAAAAAGATTTTGGGAACTGCCGGTGAAAAAATCGTTATCGAAGATTTTATGACAGGCGAAGAACTCTCAATACTTGCAATTACAGATGGCAACGATTTCGTAACACTTCCACCGGCACAGGATTATAAAAAAATTTTAGACGGCGACCTTGGTAAAAACACAGGCGGAATGGGCGCCTATGCACCAACTCCGTTCGTCGACGAAAACATACTCGATGAAATTAAACGCACTATCATTGAGCCAACAATTTATGGAATGAAAAAAGAAAGCAGACCATTCAAAGGATGTTTATATTTTGGTTTGATGCTAACAGAAACGGGACCTCGCGTGGTTGAGTACAATTGCCGATTCGGCGATCCCGAAACTCAGGTTGTGCTTCCACTAATAGAAACCGACATCATAGAATTGTTGCTTGCTTCGATTAACAATAATCTCGGTACAATAGAATTGAGAATAAAACCGGTTTCAACTGTGTGCGTGGTAATGTCGTCCCGCGGCTACCCTGATTCTTACGAAGTGGGTAAACCGATAACCGGTTTTGATAATATTAGTGGTAACGTTTTGATTTTTCATTCAGGCACTATATTTGAAAATGATGCGATTGTTACAGCCGGTGGAAGAGTTCTTGGGATTACTGCCCTCGGTAATTCGGATGATTTTGAAGAAACAATCCGCAGCGCCTATCGTGTTGTTGAAAAAATTACTTTTGATGGCGCCTATTACCGGAGTGATATTGGAAAGAAGGCGTTAAAACGATATTGA
- a CDS encoding glycosyltransferase has translation MSDSTKNSRNVLVIAYYFPPMGLSGVQRTQKFVKYLHQFGWKPTVITVTPTGYFAQDYSLLEELKNSNTEIVRVGSLDPNRFFKKKGIIKMPSERTRKMFSFISDVFFIPDNKIGWKLNVLKTADELFKKTKFDIIFATSPPYTDLLIGNELSKKYKIPLVLDYRDVWHEYPLKIYPTPLHKYKNYKLEQEVLHNAKKVITTNRRVKELLLARYKFLHYKDVDIIPQGFDPEDFEKNKPAPRSPSNKMRITHAGVFYGERTPNYFFLALQKLIKENPHLQNRIEVFFIGNFRDEDKKLIDKYNLGNVVTVLGYLEHNKCVQYIMSSDLFWLMLDNDTQSPGKVYEYIGARKPILANVPEGFIQQTILEFNGNIVLPPQDVNATAGALKNFYIKFEKGEKFSLDEDKVNFYNRINLTNQLANIFGFLTEV, from the coding sequence ATGTCTGATTCAACCAAAAATTCTCGAAACGTTCTCGTAATCGCTTACTACTTTCCTCCTATGGGTTTGAGTGGCGTTCAGCGAACTCAAAAATTTGTAAAATATTTACATCAATTCGGTTGGAAACCGACCGTTATTACCGTTACTCCAACCGGTTATTTTGCACAAGATTACTCTTTATTAGAAGAATTAAAAAATTCTAATACCGAAATTGTGAGAGTCGGTTCTCTCGATCCTAACAGGTTTTTTAAAAAAAAAGGCATTATAAAGATGCCATCTGAACGTACTCGTAAAATGTTTTCGTTTATCAGTGATGTTTTCTTTATTCCCGACAACAAAATCGGTTGGAAACTGAATGTTCTGAAAACTGCCGACGAATTATTCAAGAAAACTAAATTCGATATTATTTTTGCAACGTCTCCCCCGTATACCGACTTGCTTATCGGAAATGAATTATCAAAAAAATATAAAATTCCACTAGTACTTGATTACAGGGATGTATGGCACGAGTATCCGTTAAAAATTTATCCTACTCCATTACACAAGTACAAGAATTATAAATTAGAGCAGGAAGTATTACATAACGCAAAAAAAGTAATTACAACAAATCGCAGAGTTAAGGAACTTCTTTTAGCACGATATAAATTTTTACACTACAAAGACGTTGATATAATTCCGCAAGGATTCGATCCGGAAGATTTTGAGAAAAACAAACCTGCTCCCCGTTCACCTTCCAACAAAATGCGAATCACTCACGCCGGTGTTTTCTACGGTGAGCGAACTCCAAATTATTTTTTCCTCGCTCTTCAAAAACTTATTAAGGAAAATCCGCATCTTCAAAATCGTATCGAAGTGTTTTTCATCGGCAACTTCCGCGATGAAGATAAAAAACTGATAGACAAATATAATTTAGGAAACGTAGTTACGGTTTTAGGTTACCTCGAACATAACAAGTGCGTGCAATACATTATGTCGAGCGATTTGTTCTGGCTGATGTTGGATAACGACACACAATCACCCGGAAAAGTTTACGAATATATTGGTGCCCGCAAACCGATTCTCGCGAATGTTCCTGAAGGATTCATTCAACAAACGATTTTAGAATTCAACGGAAATATTGTACTTCCTCCGCAAGATGTGAACGCTACTGCTGGAGCGTTAAAAAATTTTTATATCAAATTTGAAAAGGGTGAGAAGTTTTCGTTAGATGAAGATAAAGTTAATTTTTATAACCGTATAAATTTAACAAATCAACTTGCAAATATTTTTGGATTTTTAACGGAAGTATAG
- a CDS encoding aminopeptidase P family protein, whose translation MQPKTKTDHLREIQKIIRSRLFEFKLDCFLITSLHHVRYISGFSGSAGLCLVFNNSQYFIIDKRYTEQAAKEISGWKIIPSQNDIFETIAEYNLIKNNFRIGIDGNNLTFAQYQNLKKLFPNNRVLPKAGFIEDVAIVKDAYEIEQITKAVEISDKVFSKILTIIKPGIRELDISAEITYLHKKFGGERDAFEPIVASGINSAFPHARSSSKKLRKGDIVTIDIGCVVNGYNSDMTRTIFLGEPKSDAVKIYRTVLSSQLNAIEAATEGLTYKEIDAVARNIITDAGYGDDFTHSLGHGVGLQIHEPPRLSAKTPGNLKAGTVVTIEPGIYIPDFGGVRIEDMIVIERQQSKQHPNKLTQSTKEMIIL comes from the coding sequence ATGCAACCAAAAACAAAAACAGACCACTTGAGAGAAATTCAAAAAATAATTCGCAGCCGCCTTTTCGAATTTAAACTCGATTGTTTTTTAATCACCTCGCTTCACCACGTCCGCTACATCAGTGGGTTTTCCGGTTCAGCTGGATTGTGTTTGGTTTTTAATAATTCACAATACTTCATCATCGATAAACGATATACCGAACAAGCCGCGAAAGAAATATCCGGCTGGAAAATCATTCCCTCGCAAAACGATATCTTCGAAACAATAGCTGAATATAATCTAATCAAAAATAATTTTCGAATCGGCATCGACGGTAATAACTTAACATTTGCTCAATATCAAAATTTGAAAAAATTATTTCCTAATAATCGTGTGCTTCCAAAAGCCGGCTTCATCGAAGATGTCGCAATCGTCAAAGATGCTTACGAAATTGAACAAATAACCAAAGCCGTTGAAATATCCGATAAAGTTTTTTCAAAAATTCTAACGATAATAAAACCCGGTATCCGTGAATTAGATATTTCAGCCGAAATTACTTATCTTCATAAGAAATTTGGCGGCGAACGCGACGCCTTCGAACCGATTGTTGCCAGCGGAATAAACTCGGCTTTTCCGCACGCACGCTCGTCTTCAAAAAAATTACGCAAAGGCGATATCGTAACTATCGACATCGGTTGTGTAGTGAATGGCTACAACAGCGATATGACAAGAACAATATTTCTTGGTGAGCCGAAATCGGACGCTGTAAAAATTTATCGAACGGTTTTATCGTCGCAATTAAATGCAATTGAAGCGGCAACTGAAGGATTAACTTACAAAGAGATCGACGCAGTTGCACGCAACATAATAACCGATGCCGGCTACGGCGATGATTTCACACACTCGCTCGGTCACGGAGTCGGACTTCAGATACACGAGCCACCACGGTTGTCAGCTAAAACTCCCGGCAACCTGAAAGCAGGCACCGTTGTAACAATTGAACCTGGAATTTATATCCCTGATTTCGGCGGTGTAAGAATCGAAGATATGATAGTAATCGAACGGCAACAAAGTAAACAACATCCAAATAAACTGACTCAATCAACTAAAGAAATGATTATTTTGTAA
- the guaB gene encoding IMP dehydrogenase: MQTKFIGEIKKFLPEALTFDDVLLLPRKSNILPREVDVTTRLTRNLKLNIPIVSAAMDTVTESELAIALAREGGIGILHKNMSIEQQAHQVDLVKRSESGMILQPITMYVSGNVGDALSLMNKYKISGIPILNENNQLIGIVTNRDLRFETDLKLPIASVMTVKIITAPAGTTLEQAERILQKFKIEKLPVIDRNGRLKGLITVKDIQKKKRHPNACKDNHGRLRVGAGVGITADTIERVSALINAQVDVIVVDTAHGHSRGVIQMTKQIKKKFPDVELVAGNVATFQATKDLINAGVDAVKVGVGPGSICTTRVVTGVGVPQITAIYECSKAAAKSGVPIIADGGIKQTGDIAKAIAAGADSVMIGGLFAGTEESPGDKMIYEGRSYKVYRGMGSIGAMQKGSKDRYFQDVEEDIQKLVPEGIEGRVHYKGQLGDIVYQMIGGLRSAMGYCGIKNIGELKKKAQFIRITDAGMRESHPHDIDITQESPNYRL; encoded by the coding sequence ATGCAAACTAAATTCATAGGTGAAATTAAAAAATTCTTACCCGAAGCATTAACCTTCGACGATGTTTTGCTTCTTCCAAGAAAATCTAACATACTTCCCCGCGAAGTAGATGTAACCACAAGGCTCACGCGGAACTTGAAGTTGAACATTCCGATAGTTTCGGCAGCAATGGACACCGTTACCGAATCGGAACTTGCAATCGCACTTGCACGCGAAGGGGGTATCGGAATTCTACATAAAAATATGTCGATTGAACAACAAGCTCACCAAGTCGATTTAGTTAAACGTTCCGAAAGTGGTATGATTTTACAGCCCATCACGATGTATGTAAGCGGAAATGTCGGTGATGCTCTTTCATTAATGAATAAATATAAAATTTCCGGAATACCTATCCTCAACGAAAATAATCAACTGATTGGCATTGTAACGAATCGCGACCTACGTTTTGAAACCGACTTAAAACTTCCCATTGCATCTGTTATGACAGTAAAAATAATAACGGCACCTGCTGGAACAACACTCGAACAAGCCGAACGTATTTTGCAAAAATTCAAAATTGAAAAACTTCCGGTCATCGACAGAAACGGAAGGCTTAAAGGATTAATCACAGTAAAAGATATTCAGAAAAAGAAAAGGCATCCGAATGCCTGCAAGGATAATCACGGTCGTTTACGAGTTGGTGCAGGTGTTGGAATTACTGCTGATACTATCGAAAGAGTATCGGCTTTAATAAATGCACAAGTCGATGTTATCGTTGTCGATACTGCACACGGACATTCGCGTGGTGTAATTCAAATGACAAAACAAATAAAGAAAAAGTTTCCCGATGTTGAACTCGTAGCCGGAAATGTTGCAACATTCCAAGCAACAAAAGATTTAATCAACGCAGGTGTTGATGCGGTGAAAGTCGGTGTCGGTCCCGGTTCAATTTGCACAACTCGTGTTGTAACAGGAGTTGGTGTTCCGCAAATAACAGCAATTTATGAATGCTCGAAAGCAGCAGCAAAATCGGGAGTACCAATAATTGCTGATGGCGGAATCAAACAAACCGGCGACATAGCAAAAGCAATTGCTGCCGGTGCCGACTCAGTTATGATCGGCGGATTGTTTGCAGGAACCGAGGAAAGTCCTGGCGATAAAATGATATACGAAGGGAGAAGTTACAAAGTGTATCGGGGAATGGGCTCGATTGGTGCCATGCAAAAAGGGAGCAAGGACAGATATTTTCAGGATGTTGAAGAAGATATACAGAAATTAGTACCGGAAGGAATTGAAGGACGAGTTCATTATAAAGGGCAGCTCGGCGATATAGTCTATCAGATGATTGGCGGATTGCGCTCGGCAATGGGATATTGCGGAATAAAGAATATCGGAGAATTGAAAAAGAAAGCCCAGTTTATCCGCATAACCGATGCAGGTATGCGAGAGAGCCACCCTCACGATATTGATATTACTCAAGAGTCGCCGAATTATAGATTGTAG
- a CDS encoding acyl-CoA dehydrogenase family protein, with protein MSQFKGVDYYNFDSLLTEEEILIRNTIREFVDDNILPIIEDYYMKGAFPAQLIPKMAEMGMFGATLPAKYGCAEMNNVAYGLVMQELERGDSGVRSFASVQSSLVMYPIYTFGSETQKDYWLPKLARAEKIGCFGLTEPDFGSNAGGMITRAEKTDNGYLLNGAKMWITNGTIADVAVVWAKLNGIVHGFLIEKGTKGFTAPEMKGKHSLRASVTSELIFEDCEIPKENFFPNTSGLRSPLMCLNQARYGIAWGVIGSAMTSYDTALNYSLSRIQFGKPIAGFQITQEKLVHMLTEITKMQFMTLQLGRLKDKDESRFQQVSLAKRNNVAQALEIGRIAREILGANGILSEYPIMRHTANLESVKTYEGTHEMHTLIVGEDITGIAAFE; from the coding sequence ATGAGTCAATTTAAAGGTGTCGATTATTACAATTTTGATTCTCTTCTTACAGAAGAGGAAATTTTAATCCGAAATACAATTCGCGAGTTTGTTGACGATAATATACTTCCAATCATCGAAGATTATTATATGAAGGGAGCTTTCCCGGCTCAATTGATTCCAAAAATGGCGGAGATGGGGATGTTCGGTGCAACACTTCCGGCAAAATATGGATGCGCCGAAATGAACAACGTAGCATACGGTTTAGTTATGCAAGAACTCGAACGGGGCGACAGCGGAGTTCGAAGTTTTGCATCGGTGCAGAGTTCACTCGTAATGTATCCGATTTATACATTCGGTTCTGAAACCCAAAAAGATTATTGGCTTCCAAAACTTGCACGCGCTGAGAAGATCGGATGCTTCGGTTTAACTGAACCGGATTTCGGTTCAAATGCCGGCGGTATGATTACACGCGCAGAAAAAACAGACAACGGCTACCTCCTCAACGGAGCTAAAATGTGGATAACGAACGGAACGATTGCTGATGTTGCTGTAGTGTGGGCAAAACTTAACGGCATCGTTCATGGATTTCTAATAGAGAAAGGAACAAAAGGATTCACCGCTCCCGAAATGAAGGGCAAGCATTCTCTGCGCGCTTCAGTCACTTCAGAATTAATTTTTGAAGATTGCGAAATACCTAAAGAAAATTTTTTCCCTAATACATCGGGTTTAAGGTCGCCGCTCATGTGCTTGAATCAAGCCCGCTACGGAATTGCGTGGGGCGTTATCGGTTCGGCTATGACGAGTTATGATACGGCACTTAATTATTCCCTCTCAAGAATTCAATTTGGAAAACCGATTGCAGGGTTTCAGATTACACAAGAAAAACTTGTGCACATGCTGACCGAGATTACAAAGATGCAATTTATGACTTTACAATTAGGACGCTTGAAAGATAAAGACGAGTCGCGCTTCCAACAGGTATCACTCGCGAAACGCAACAACGTAGCGCAAGCACTTGAAATTGGTAGAATAGCACGCGAGATATTAGGTGCAAACGGAATCTTAAGCGAGTATCCGATTATGCGCCACACAGCAAACCTTGAATCTGTAAAAACTTATGAAGGTACGCACGAGATGCACACTCTGATAGTGGGTGAAGATATAACTGGAATTGCGGCGTTTGAATGA